In a genomic window of bacterium BMS3Abin11:
- a CDS encoding cheW-like domain protein, which produces MVDKTIQPVRCLVVPSDPGFLVIPSAAVAEIVPLVLNEDTAKGNMLGLMTWRGVQVPVYSMEGLAGLSIPVFGKRSKAFVFFPWKGMDKNMFFAIATLYDPRPKLLSSDDIKASDDDQPESAFIRASFRYDGEPALIPDLQAISQQQV; this is translated from the coding sequence ATGGTAGATAAAACGATTCAACCGGTACGTTGCCTGGTCGTGCCGTCAGACCCTGGTTTTCTGGTAATACCCAGTGCCGCTGTGGCAGAAATTGTCCCACTGGTACTTAATGAAGATACGGCTAAAGGCAACATGCTCGGGCTTATGACCTGGCGTGGTGTACAGGTTCCGGTTTACTCCATGGAAGGGTTAGCTGGGCTGAGTATCCCTGTGTTTGGCAAGCGCAGTAAGGCATTTGTTTTTTTTCCATGGAAAGGTATGGATAAAAATATGTTTTTTGCTATTGCTACACTGTATGATCCGCGACCCAAATTATTATCAAGCGATGATATTAAGGCGAGCGATGACGATCAGCCCGAAAGTGCTTTTATTCGGGCCAGCTTTCGTTATGATGGAGAACCCGCACTGATTCCTGACCTGCAGGCAATTTCGCAGCAACAAGTCTGA
- a CDS encoding ABC transporter, phosphonate, periplasmic substrate-binding protein, whose product MHSTILKFLHHRLGIPLIFLATFLLTQSPLKADDSLTLVIQPVYGMEKTHEAFQPLASYLSRITGKNIKIKTYPNFIVYWNETRDGQGYDLILDAAHFTGYRAKELNFEILAKVPGTVSYSVIVPDSAMVIGIDELVGKKIATLGPPSMGAAKVSLLFNNPLRQPFIYETENSEKALELLFTDEVDAAIIPTPLVGALTGVAVVTTTDPTQHIALSASPVLDANLRQFIRDALIHANSTQDGRKMLSEIGFSGFEIPDTEKYVMAADLIHSTGLD is encoded by the coding sequence ATGCATAGTACAATTTTAAAGTTCTTACATCACAGACTCGGAATACCGCTTATATTCCTGGCGACTTTTCTTTTAACACAATCACCTTTAAAGGCCGATGATTCTTTGACACTGGTTATCCAGCCTGTTTATGGCATGGAAAAAACGCATGAAGCTTTTCAACCACTGGCCAGCTACCTGTCCCGCATCACGGGTAAAAATATTAAAATAAAAACCTATCCAAATTTTATTGTCTACTGGAATGAAACTCGAGATGGGCAGGGCTACGATCTTATTTTAGATGCAGCACACTTTACTGGCTACCGAGCCAAAGAACTGAATTTTGAGATACTGGCAAAAGTACCAGGTACCGTAAGCTATTCGGTGATTGTTCCTGACTCTGCAATGGTAATTGGTATAGACGAACTGGTGGGTAAAAAAATTGCCACACTCGGCCCACCGAGTATGGGTGCGGCGAAAGTATCATTGTTGTTTAACAATCCACTACGTCAGCCATTCATTTATGAAACGGAAAACAGTGAAAAAGCACTGGAACTATTATTCACAGATGAAGTTGATGCTGCAATTATTCCAACACCGCTAGTTGGTGCTCTAACAGGTGTCGCCGTAGTCACGACAACTGACCCGACTCAACATATCGCACTCTCTGCATCACCCGTATTAGATGCTAATCTCAGACAATTTATTCGTGATGCACTTATTCATGCCAATAGCACACAGGATGGCAGAAAAATGTTAAGCGAGATTGGTTTCTCCGGCTTTGAGATCCCTGACACCGAAAAATATGTCATGGCTGCCGATTTAATACATTCGACTGGGCTAGACTGA